From a single Herbiconiux sp. SALV-R1 genomic region:
- a CDS encoding carbohydrate ABC transporter permease, whose amino-acid sequence MTAARARRRLAPYLFVLPFVAVFLAFSVYPLIFTARLSFTNWRGSGAAEWVGWDNYTYLLTSPGFWNSLANSGVLWLLIIPAQLVIALVAAVLLDNAKLRLRGFYRVAFIVPFVTPLVAVAQIWVVVFDTNYGAVNGLLGLVGLPDVGWLTTSEWAKPTLALLFLWKTTGFIIIILLSGLQSIDSTVYEAASLDGSSRLRTLWSITVPLLQRTIMFAVVLQTLAVFQMFAEPFVVTQGGPYNSTTTAGYYLYNHITRADLGTGAANSFLLVIIVMALSLLFVRLLRAKD is encoded by the coding sequence ATGACCGCCGCGCGGGCCCGGCGCAGACTGGCTCCTTATCTGTTCGTGCTCCCGTTCGTCGCGGTGTTCCTCGCGTTCAGCGTCTACCCGCTCATCTTCACCGCCCGCCTGAGCTTCACCAACTGGAGGGGCTCAGGCGCGGCGGAGTGGGTGGGCTGGGACAACTACACCTACCTGCTCACGAGCCCCGGCTTCTGGAACTCCCTCGCCAACTCGGGGGTGCTGTGGCTGCTCATCATCCCCGCGCAGCTCGTGATCGCCCTGGTCGCCGCGGTGCTGCTCGACAACGCGAAGCTGCGCCTGCGCGGCTTCTACCGGGTCGCGTTCATCGTGCCCTTCGTCACCCCGCTGGTCGCCGTGGCGCAGATCTGGGTCGTCGTCTTCGACACGAACTACGGCGCGGTGAACGGTCTGCTCGGGCTGGTGGGGCTGCCGGACGTCGGCTGGCTCACCACGAGCGAGTGGGCGAAGCCGACCCTGGCGCTGCTGTTCCTGTGGAAGACGACGGGGTTCATCATCATCATCCTGCTGTCGGGCCTGCAGTCGATCGACTCGACCGTCTACGAGGCCGCCTCGCTCGACGGGTCGAGCAGGCTGCGCACACTGTGGAGCATCACCGTACCGCTGCTGCAGCGCACCATCATGTTCGCCGTCGTGCTGCAGACGCTCGCGGTGTTCCAGATGTTCGCCGAGCCGTTCGTCGTCACCCAGGGCGGGCCGTACAACTCCACCACCACGGCCGGCTACTACCTCTACAACCACATCACGCGCGCCGACCTCGGCACGGGAGCCGCCAACTCCTTCCTGCTCGTGATCATCGTCATGGCGCTGTCGCTGCTGTTCGTGCGACTGCTGCGAGCGAAGGACTGA